A stretch of the Pseudorasbora parva isolate DD20220531a chromosome 13, ASM2467924v1, whole genome shotgun sequence genome encodes the following:
- the LOC137038013 gene encoding DNA ligase 1-like translates to MSLSPINLLDKITWSDVRKKKMCPDKIIWPVAPDGYIPNSVVRSFAPYPKFSRPTYCANKELHLIAQVNEDKTLKLKKRFNYLLKEQFIPKEVQQNEEVNKDGLEQNEEDQKDGLEHGIQSVHEEADMGASLQPLQSDVSVETKTEAKFAFQRGLAQRQYSLQNRQKLLQQNATSAEELQNNASSLEKVQMNASPDEELQTNATSVNKLQTNTTSVEELQTNATSLDELKSEDDGEKDFSHHRKEKSSASHTKQKKKVKKGHKASFKLSEDLSLSPSLQQEKEKLQHEIDELQQEKEKLQQEKDDLQKEIASSIKEAKKSFQESRRVPGVGDPIQNRRRKKTFSLKKLKSFVPALLPMRDRRPGSLLMYLYKRSKAESSPSED, encoded by the coding sequence ATGTCACTGTCACCTATCAACCTGCTGGACAAAATCACTTGGTCCGATGTCAGAAAGAAGAAGATGTGCCCAGACAAAATTATCTGGCCCGTTGCTCCTGATGGCTATATACCTAACTCTGTCGTCAGGAGTTTCGCGCCATATCCTAAATTCAGCAGGCCTACTTATTGTGCCAACAAGGAGCTCCACTTAATAGCTCAAGTAAACGAAGACAAAACTCTCAAACTGAAAAAACGGTTCAACTATTTGCTCAAGGAGCAATTTATTCCCAAAGAAGTGCAACAGAATGAAGAAGTTAACAAAGACGGCTTGGAACAGAACGAGGAAGATCAAAAAGACGGCTTGGAACATGGCATACAAAGTGTGCATGAGGAAGCTGATATGGGAGCAAGCTTACAACCACTTCAAAGTGATGTGTCTGTGGAGACTAAGACCGAGGCCAAGTTTGCATTTCAAAGAGGTCTAGCCCAGAGACAATACTCCCTTCAGAACCGACAAAAGCTCCTGCAGCAAAATGCTACTTCTGCAGAGGAACTCCAGAATAATGCATCTTCTTTAGAGAAAGTCCAGATGAATGCATCTCCTGATGAGGAACTTCAGACGAATGCTACTTCTGTTAATAAACTCCAGACGAATACTACTTCTGTAGAGGAACTCCAGACAAATGCTACTTCTCTAGACGAGCTGAAGAGCGAGGACGATGGTGAAAAAGACTTTAGTCATCATCGTAAAGAGAAGAGCAGTGCTTCTCATACAAAGCAGAAAAAGAAAGTGAAGAAAGGACATAAGGCCAGCTTTAAACTCTCAGAAGATTTGTCTCTGAGCCCAAGTTTGCAGCAGGAGAAAGAAAAGTTGCAGCACGAGATAGATGAATTGCAGCAGGAAAAAGAAAAGTTGCAGCAGGAGAAAGATGACTTGCAGAAGGAGATAGCTTCTTCCATTAAGGAGGCAAAGAAAAGCTTCCAAGAGAGTAGACGTGTGCCAGGCGTTGGGGATCCGATCCAGAACAGGCGGCGGAAGAAAACTTTCTCCTTGAAGAAGTTGAAGTCATTTGTGCCAGCCCTTCTTCCGATGCGTGACAGAAGGCCTGGTTCTCTCCTCATGTACCTTTATAAAAGATCAAAAGCAGAATCTTCGCCTTCTGAGGATTAG